The Deinococcus sp. KNUC1210 nucleotide sequence AGCCCGATGAGAATCAGGACGCCGCCTGCCAGACCCGCCGCGTGCAGCCCCAGCAGACCGTGGCCCAGCACGTCTTGCAGCAGCCCCACCGCGTACCCCGCCAGCAGCGCGGGGACGGCGCGAAGTCGCAGCGCGTAAGCGGCGGCGGTCAGCAGAAACAGGTTGGGCGGCGTGATTCCGGCACGGGTCAGCAGGCTGGACAGCGCCCCCTGAAGCCCGATCAGCAGCACGAAATACAGAATGCCCCGCAGCATCCCCAGGCCACGCGTCA carries:
- the mreD gene encoding rod shape-determining protein MreD, coding for MTRGLGMLRGILYFVLLIGLQGALSSLLTRAGITPPNLFLLTAAAYALRLRAVPALLAGYAVGLLQDVLGHGLLGLHAAGLAGGVLILIGLRRFITDSGVFQSILTVVSAILGQWAAFLILTYWLRGGLVTVDALEKVLPWELLLTLLVYPLWSRVMSWGLGKRPSADQQMGR